ATGCACAAACTAAGATATCGTCCATATAGTGGTAGATGATAGCACTTGGAAATAGTTCCCGAACTGGTGACAAAATGTGAGCAACATACCACTGGCACATAGTCGGAGAAACTTTCAGTCCTTGAGGAAGATAAAGCCAATGATATATTTTGAGTGGGGCCTGTCTGTTAAGAGAAGgtacagaaaacacaaattttGGGGCATCCTGGGGGTGCAGCGGGATGCTGAAGAAACAGTCCTTAATATCTATGATAGCGAGTGACCAGTCTCTGGGCAGCATCGATGGGGagggcaggccaggctggaaagggCCCATGTCCTCGATGACCTCGTTGATCTTGCGAAGGTCTTGGAGCAGCCTCCACCTGCCCGTTCCAGGTTTAGGTAGTACGAAGACTGGAGAGCTCCAAGGGCTGGTAGACTCTACGATGTGGCCTTTGTCAAGCTGTTCCTTTACCAGTTCTTGTAATGCGCGCAGCTTTACATCAGAGAGGGGCCACTGAGGGGTCCAGATCAGTTTATGGCATTTCCAGGTGAGACAAGGAGTCTCTGGCAGTGCACATGTCTCACTGGCCCCGATTAAAAATCCCGAATGGGAATACGAAGGGAAGCTCCCCATTGGGATAGAACATCTCTGCCCCAAAGGGTGATTGGAGCCCTTACCACAAAAGGGTGGATGGTTGCCAGCTTGCCTTCAGGTCCTTCAGTGAGGATGTTGTTCTTGCTTCGCATGGATACAGTAGCCCCACCAATTCCTGAAATCATGCCTGCGACCGGTTGTAGGTCCCAGTGAGAAGGCCAGTCTGAGCGAGCGATGATGGTCATGTCAGCACCTGTGTCCAGCATCCCCGGTAGGTGGGTCCTCTCCCCTCTGTAGTTAAGACTGCACTTGAGGGTAGGCTTGCTTGGACCCACAACTTGTGCCCACATCGCCATAGGACTGAGAGGAACCTGTTCCCTGTGATTTTTTGGGAGTAGAAAGGCTTGGGCGATTGGAGTTCCCTTTGAAAGAAAACTGGTAAGACCATGCAGCACACCTAGACAAGAATCTCTTGTCCTGGGAGCACTGTTTGCATTTCTGGAACAACAAAAATTTCCTTTGGTCTATTAAGTGAATCACCTATAATTAAGATGTCAGAAGGACTACCTTTTGGTCCATATTCGCCTGTGGGAACATGATAAACCTTCTCATTTTTAAAGTCAATAGACAAAGCAGTTGCCAGATGGCGATGGGTTCCCATCTCGATCACGTTGATTGTTGGAACCTCCTCCTGTGGTCCTGGATCTCCTGGGACAGAGTGTGGTTGGGTCTGGGTGGCCTTGGATTTGTTGTCAAATAGCCCGGGGCTCCACCAGGCTGCGTGAGGCGTTTCCTGGACACGGCTGGTAGCGGTGCTGATATTGGGGTCTTTGATAGGTGTAACGAGGATATCGGGGAGGTTCTTTCTGGACAATCCTTTATATAATGACCTATGTTACCACAGTGATGGCATCGTGCCTGTTCTTTAGAGGCTATTACTGCATATGCAGCAGAAACTCCTTCTGCAATGCCCTTAGCAACAGCTTAGGCCACTGTATTATCAGTGGACAAGTGGCGTGTACAACATTCCAGCATTTGCTCTATGgtattgttttacatttttcatttgagtTACTCATGGCAAGCTTGCATTAGAGTTCCTTTCTTGCCTCTGGGCTCCCTATCTGTTTTTCCAGAGCATCTTTAATTCTGTCCACAAATTTGATAAAGCTTTCATCTGCTCCTTGCTTAATAGTGGAAAAATGCTTAGTGGGCACTGACTCATCATGTATAAGCAATAAAGAGGTTTTTGCTGCAAGTGCCACATCTTGGAGAGCATCCTTATTCAGTGTTTCAAGCTGGTCAGCTAATTTCTGTAATTTGccttccccagccagctgcTCTACAATAAAATTTGTCCTATCAGCATCTGCTGAATAAGAGTCTGAtaatgtttttaattgttttttccaatgCCTTTCTGATAACATGTATTCAGCTGGCGAAAGCAGGCAATGCAATATGTTTTTAATACCATGTGGAAGCAAAACATGTGCTGAGAACATAGATTctaaaaaatttctaaaaatatatgAACCTCTGCCATGTTCTTTAGCTATATTCCTTAATTGCACAAGTTCCTTATTTGAGTTTGGCTTCCATGTCTTAATCACAGACTCCCCTCCATTTCTTCCCTGTCTATACTGGgtaagcatttattttttctgccaACTGCCAATCACCTGCCTTGGTTGCCTCAATGTTAATTAAAGCCCAAGGGTCTTTCAAAGAATCAGATTCTGAGTCACTGGCACTGCTGTTGTCCTCCAATGAGGAGTTAGGGCGGGCAGTCCGTGGCCTGTCCTTTTTGCAGCTTTTAGAAGCAGGCTTATACAAAAGTTTTGGAGGCTTTGAGGAAGCTAGCAATGTTTGGCCAGAGGGAGTCATAATTGTAGCTGGGGTGGCACCAcaacaaacacacaaatgaaTGAAAGGGGTGGCACCGTAGGGGGGTCCCTGAGATACTGTTCGGGTGGCATTGAGAGTGGGAGGAGGGTTGGGTAACATAAGGGTGGGGACAAGGGGTAGGCGGGGGCGGGAGGGCAGCCAGATCGGAATGTGGCCCCACAGATACAATGTGGTAAGCTGGGGCTGGGTCATGTCTGCACCCCAGGGGACCTCCTGCCACTGCAGGCAGGCTGAAAGGAGGGGGAGTACTGGAGGATCCGAGAGCAGGGGCGACTGGAGCCGCAACTTAGATCAGTAAGGCAGTGAccgaggggggaggggggaaagcggagcaggggggagggggggcaggATGAGGGGCAGGCAAGGCACGGCGGGTGGAGGAAGGGGCTCTACGGAAGAGACTGCAGAAGCTAGCGCGGTGGAATGCGGACCGGATGTAAAGGAAACCAATATAAGCGAAGGGGGGGAAGCAGGGGcagccgcagcagcagcaggctgaacCCCGGTGGGAGAAGGGGGTGGCACGGGGCCAGGACCAGTGGAGGGGGGTGTGACTGTGCTCTCAGAGGGAGAAGTGGTTTTCGCCACGTTTGGGGGGAATGAGCAGGATGGAGGAGGGTGGCGCAGATCCTGCatgcaggggaggggggagttGTAGAGTAGACCACGCAGAGGAATTTGGATGGTTATCAAGTTCATTAGTATGTGAAGAAGCCTGTGTCTCTCTATCAAAACAAGTCTTGTTCAATTTTTCGACAGCTTTCATTATGACATGAAATAAAGGAGTATACCCAGTTACAGAAAAATCCTGGTTAGTCTGTAGGTGTTTTTCCTATCATATGGCAAAAGGAATCTTTTGTAATTGTTTCTGTTTTAGTATCAGGAAACTGAGAAAATATCCACTTTAGAAATTTCTTTAGGTTAGTCTTAGAAAGTTTACCATTTGATAAGGAAAAGTTATTAGCAGATAAGATTTCTAGGATTAGTAAATATAAATCTCTCTCAATGTGGGAAATCTTTAAGGTTGAAAATTTTGATACCATATTATCTACTCCCCCCAGCAGcccaaaatgaggaaaaaaaaaaaaaaaccaaaaaaacaccgCGAGAAATTTCTAGCACGCTTAGAGGCTGGTATAAACTTACATACTTCTTCAGCCGTGGGTCAAAGGGGCTGCTGGAAAGGCATCTGCTGCAGCCATCTCCTTGGAACTGTCTCTGTTCATATGTCTGGGTGAGGTTCAAATCAACCGCCCTGCTGAGAGGAGCCCACTAAAACGTAGGAGCCACTTTGCAAGGAAACGCTCAGAATGGCAGTTACATTTTCTCCAAGAGAAACGCTGCTCCATCAGTGAAAACTTGTCTTGTTCACCTGTTTGATGCGTCAGTTGTAAAAAAagccacaggagctgccctAGCCAGATAGCTAGGTCCTTGCAGGATCAGggcgccccaggcaagcagtatTAGCGCCGGTTATCTCAGccctccaggggctgggagcccGAGCCCAAACTGTGGCACAGCCGTAGCTAACCCttagcaagcttagtgattgttAGCTGttagtgatatcagctcttttatggtttcagctcttaTCTTGCCAAAGGGCTCTGGCTGGTCATGGCTTTTAGGAGAGCAGactggagagaggagaaggcagctgctTCGGTTTATTCCACAGTGGTTTATTGAGGGGTCCGCAAAGGTTCCAATGACAGCTCCTTTCACAGAATGGGCCAAAGTAGCCCCTTTGATAGGGTTAGGGGGGCTtggaaactgaccaattgtaagggttagggaaaatagcctatggggtcacagaaagATATACAGGCCTGGAGGACCGGAGTGAAGACTTCTGGTTAGTTCctatgacttggcatttccttATCTCAAAGCCTTTATCTGCCACGGGGCTCTAGCAGGCCCCGTGTCTGCTACAGTTGAGAGCAAATTTGGGAATGAACCTCCAAAGGGGTTCCTCCAGAAAGCAGATTCAGTTGGCCACTCCCCCAATtggttcaggaaaaaaaaaatacctccttggagaaaagtggaaaaaactgtttattaaacaaataAACCTGTTGCTGCTCTAAAAGAGAGACAAACTCACAAAGTCCCCTCTGTGGGCTgtagctcagctcactcagtctcttctcagtccctctggtgctggaaatgctgcgGCCCAAGCCTGGCTTCGTTggccacaggtgtgagctgcCGGTGCTCTTCTGGTGTTCAGGCCAGAGCAGGCttaaacaggtccaaagaaaaggaaaaaaaaaccacagtccagggaacttctttgcctcagctagctaaaactaactaaaagcaaaggagagctctgtccacCCACAGACCACACAGcgcaggagcaggaatgtggaggaatGAGTGCAGTGTCTAAAAACAAACTCTGcacttcttctctccccccttcactctcaggacaagtcttaaaggtgcaaaacttattattcagcataaacatAACAGAcgggatacaagcatcatatagtcaacccaGGACATACCTCCAAGATGATCCAGTACTCCCTGATGCCACCAGAAGATAGGACTGAATTTTTTATGGGGTTGAAAGTTGACAAATCTGCTCTCCCCAAGGAATTCCCATTGTTGGTCTGTGTCCCAATGGATGATACTGCACCTGGGTTTATCTAGCTCCCCACAGGGAACCAGGAAGATATGGAGCCTCCAGGCCAGGTGTATTCCCAACACAGATCACCAGGACCACAGatcaccagggctctgcccaacgGGGGTCACTGAGGATCATCCAACATGGATCCTACCatgtgggatggagctggagcagcgcacGAAGCTCTTCCCGCACTCGGGGCACTCACAGGGCTTCCCTTAGTGGCGCCTCCGTTGGTGTCGGGTCAACTGAGAGCTTGtggagaagctcttcccacactccccacactcatagggcctctccccagtgtggatgagCTGGTGGATAGTGAGGGCGGAGTTTAGCTTGAAGCCCTTCCCGCAGTCAGAGCAacggaagggcctctcctctctgtgacTCCGCTCATGTTTGAGGAGATCGGAGCTCCTtggaaacctcttcccacactcaggACACTTGTAGGGCTTCTCCCCGGTGTGGGTGCGCTGGTGTTTTCTCAGGTCGAAGTGCCACCCgtagctcttcccacattccaagcagGTGTAGGGCCGTTCCCCTGTGTGGATCACCTGGTGCCGAATCAGGGCCCAGCTCtctctgaagctcttcccacattccccacacttgTAGGGCTTTTCCCCAGAGTGGATCCTCTGGTGTTCCGTCAGCTGGCACCTCAtactgaagctcttcccacactccccgCACTCAAAGGgtttttccccagtgtggatcctctCGTGTTTCCTCAGGccagagctctggctgaagcACTTCCCACATTGCCCACACTCATAGGGCTTTCCCCCTGTGTGGATCCTCCAGTGTTGCATCAGGTGGCCCTTCTGGGTGAAGCccatcccacattccccacacttgTAGGGCCGATCCCCGGAGTGGATCACCTGGTGCTGCATCAGGTGGCCCctctggctgaagctcttcccacattccccacactcaaagggcttttccccagtgtggatcctctggtgTTGAGTCAGACTGgagctctggctgaagctcttcccacactccccacatTTAAAGGGTCGATCCCCAGTGTGGAACCTCTGGTGCTGgatcaggctggagctgtggctgaaaCGCTTCCCACACTCCtcacactcgtagggccgttccccagtgtggacCACCTGGTGCTGGATTAGGTTCAAGCTCCGGCTGAAacccttcccacattccaagcacttgtgCGGCTTGTCCCTGCCATGaggcttctccaccagctctgagctccggCTGGATCTCCGGACACCTTCCTGGCTCAGGGGGgctctttcctccctgcagctccctgggctgggtttgcagccacTCCTCATGCAGGATCTCTTGGGCTTTTCCTCCGCCTCCTCCATCAGGCCACGCCCTGGGAATGAAAAATactggtttgggggaaaaaacaagatGAGAATGCCTTGGACTCCTTGCCCAAGTTTAATTCATGAAGTCATTGGGAATCTTGCACCTctaaaaaccaccaaaatacAAAGACTaaacccaaaaatcctccaaacATCAAGACACAGAtcaaaaccttcccaaaaatCACGATTCAGCCAAAACATCCTCTAAAATATAAAGATTCTgcccccacaaaaaaaccaaataaccAATATTTACCCCAATAGAGCTCTGAAACACCAAGATTCACCCCTGTGAAAATCATGGATCCCCCTCCCTGGTCACCTGCTGTATGTGGGGGGGAGAAACAcgcctggggcaggagggaggttGCAGACAGAGGGAGGGgtttctgctcttcctcctcctcctgtgtctctgctcttcctcctcctcctgtgtctCTGCTCTTCATCacactcctcttcctcctgctgttcctccttctcctgcacaaTCCCACCATCTCCTCCCACGTGCAGCGTTTGACCATTTTGTTCCTCAactctgcttctccttcccttctcctcctgcccctaggcccagcactcactgccagctctctcttcccccaaacccacagcatcccaccacaggggcagggatggaggtggggcaggtcaggctggggcagcgctgggcTCTCGGCCGCTTCCACCCGCACTCGgtccccactgcagctgctcccgCCAGGACAGCGTGGGGGGCCCCGGCCTTGGCACTCCCCCACTCCcacctccccaaattcccctcgcagggagggctggggccAAGGGGGGGGGGAGTGCAGGTGGGGAACGCTGGGAGCTGCGGGTCTGCCTGGCAACTACTGAGTCATCAATGCTGCATGCTCCAATTGGCTGAGCACCGCCTGAGGAGTGGGGCTGCAGCAAAGTGGGACACCCTGCTCCAGGGGGGATGGCCCACAAATGGGGGACTCCCATGAAAAGAACAAGAGGAAAGTGTCTTTACGAACAGATGCTGTGAATCTGCTTGGAGATATGGCCAGGGACCTGTACATAAGGAAGCGACAGAAAAAGCCAtcagtttcagaaaatgttaaTAATTGATGACACTGACTGCTGCTCAGCCAAGGTCCTGCTAAATACATGAACTTCGAGAAGAACAACAAAGACTTCACAGAGCCATGAATATCGTTTGCTATACAAAAGTAGGGAAAGTATTAAAGGGGATATGTAGTAGGGCCTCTCCCTACTGGATTAGAAAGCCTGTAGCTCTCAATTACTTCAGCCAGTGCGGAAAGGGGGAGGGAGATGCGGACAGGAAAAGTAGGATGAACAGTAAGTTGTGTCATCCAACAATTGGGGAGACCACATGGGGAATATCTCATGGCgtctccccctttttttaagaaaaaattacttttacaggactcctctgtcttaTTTGTTGACGGAAACCTCTGGTCATGTCCAACACCTTGGGACTCGTCCAGAATTCTTTCCACCATGCAGGGCGGCAGGCAGTGAGTGCAGCTGAAGGTGCCTCACCCAGTTTGGGGGATCGGCTCCCCTGGGTGGCAGCGCCACCGGGGATTGATTGGGTACCCGAGAGGGACCAGGAGACACACGAGAGACAAATCAGGGGGGGCTCTGAAGAGTCAGCAGGGAGAGAGCTCTGAAAATCTCATCAGTGAGTGCAGTGGGATCTTTGGGGAGTGAACATGGCAGGGAACCCATGGAGGGTAGAAAAGGGAAAGCCAGGAAGAGGTCCTGGCCAAAGGGATGATGATCCTAAAATATCTCTGAAGGGTGCCTTGGGAGAATGTTGAGGCACTTTGCACACCCAAGGGAGCAATAAGGGAAGTGGAGAAGGGATTTAGACAACAGGGGATGGATGGTGTtggtgtgctgggaagggattgGGTGAAGGGGAGTGTGCAGGAATATGGATAGGgcaagaagcagcaggaggaatctATGCAGTAAGAAAAGAATGatggaaaagaggaggaagagaaaaatactgagGACTGGGATGTTTCTCAGCAGGGTCATATCCTCAAAATTTGCCACCTGCTCCAGATCCATTCTATGCCCAGTTTCCAGGACAGGAAAACAAGGAGGTCAGGGGTTTCTCTgtggtgggcagcagcagcaccgggTGCAGAGGTGCGGGACCGGGAGCACGGGCTGGGGGCCTGTGGGGAGCTGCGGGGTAGCCGGGGCTCAGCGCCGGGCACTGCCTgaccccaccagccccaggcagggccggCAGTGGCCCCCGGCCCCCAGGAGGCTGCGGGACGCCCCGGCCGTGCCTGGCCCCGTGGAgctgccggccctgcccgccgggGGGGCACCTTTGGACACTGCGGCAGGACAGGGACCGGCTCTGGGAtacgggctggggaggggaccctgagcacagggagcaaGGAACATCTGGGAAATGTGGATTGTACGTGGAAGGACTGAGATTTAAGGATTTTGTTTGGGTCactggagaaaggaaagattttGCAGAAAGCTCAGGAGGAGTCAGAGGATGAGCACCCACAGGCACtgaagagagctgcaggaggggcacAAGAAGGACCTGCAGCACTTGGGcacaaaggcacagcaggggaatgcaagaagggagcagaaaaaggccaagctgaaggcaaaggccaGGGCAGAGTTCCTACAGCCCCTGACGGATCAACCCCAGGGCCCAAGGGggccccagcacccaggggatgGGCTTGGCCACAAGCACCTGGCAGAGGCATTGCCCTCCTCGGCAGGGGAGAGCCCACCCAAACTGCCCCTGGCAAGGAATcagggctccagctgcaggggcaCAAGGACACTGcaagcagagacagcagcacccTCAGGAGGAGCAAGTCCACCCCTTGATGGACATGGCTTGGCAGGGCTGTCACAGCTCCTATCACACCAGGGACCCACCATGCTGGAGCCCTTGAGAACATTCAGGGTGGGCCTGCATTgagaggaggctgctcctgatggaCACAGGGGCCACTCAATCCACTCTGAATGTTCGACCTAAGGGAGGGAAATtgtaaattaatgttttattatTAAGGGAATAAATAGGAAAGATGATCAGGTATTGTGGTCATCACATATcttctgaacagagagagacatagctctcccaggatttttctagGAATCTGTGGGAAGcttgagaaagctcagagaaagaattaaaacatttattatttctctttctgcacATGCTGTTTATAGATATGATTCTCCAGAGTGTGCTATTCTTAGTTCACCAATAGTGGGAGAGGTTTTTGCTTTAGGACCAATCAGGTCTCAGCTTAGCCTGTCGGGTTATAAAAGACACGCTATTTGCCATTAAACGCCTTCTGGTCACCCTTTGAAGACTGGAGTCTTTGTTCCTGTCCCTGACTCAACAGCAACAAGGTATGATTTGTTCAATCACTATTAGGAGCTGTGGGggatttgtttgaaaaaaaaaaatttctttttcttcctaatttaATAACTAGGAAGCAATCTGATGGCTGGATTTGAATATTGTAAAAGGTGATACAGAGGCTACTTCTGCTGTACCTTTGTGTCAAATGTTTGGGAAGGCCTATGCTGAAGTGAACCCTGAAGTGTGGGCAGCcccaggaaaagaaggaaagtttGATATGGAGTCTCCCCAAATTCCTTTGAAGCCATCAGGACAAGTGGAATGTAAAAGTAACACCCTGTTCCAAGGGAGCGAAGGAAGGGCTGACAGTGTGGTATTGAGGCCCTTCTAAAGGCAGGGCTTTTGGAACCAGGGATGTCTCCCTACAACACTCCTATCCTGCCAGTCAAGAAGGCTCCAAGAAGGAAGACAAGAAAAAGCAGTAGAAAAAAACCTCTGTGAACTGGCTGAATTTTCTGGCTAAAAAGCATCTTCAgagtatttggaaaaaaaagtgcaaatggTGGAGAAAAAGGTTAAATATTTGGGACATATTTTGACTGAAGGTTTGTGGTGCATTGACCCAGAGAGGGCCTGGGAATATCAGAAGTAACATAACCCAGGACTAACAAGGAGCTGTGATTAATCCAAGGACTAACATTCAATTGCAGGACCTGTATTGAGGATTCCCTGTTCTAGCCAAAACACTGTAGGACTTCACTGTAGGACTTCTTAACCCCAGACAGTATCAATGTTATGGTATGGTAAtgagaaagagaacaaaacttgagaaaataaaaaaacaaaaatattgatGTCTCAGCTATGGGTCTTCCAgactcagaaaagaaatttgaattGTATGTGAATGTTAAACAAGGCCATGCCAAAGGAACTCTTGTGCTAAAATGTTGAACCCAGTGGCCAGAGTGGCCTCAATGTCTGCAGAattgtgcagccacagctttcaTGGGAACTGAGGCCTGAAAACTGATGACAACGGGAGGAACTCCTATAGTTCAAGTCTGGCATCAAATTACAGCTTTGACAACCAAAAGAGCCTCTAAATAGATGAGCAGGGCTTGGTTATTACAGTATGGAACTTGTTCAATGGCACAGGAGGATTTAGAACTGAGGACAGAGGAAGGGTTTAACCCAGCCCCCTGTCtgaacagcctggagaggggctggcgAGGAACCCAGGACTGCATTCAAGGGACAGAGCTCCAGACCCAGGCTAGGAGAGACTGAGGAGACATTCCCTGGCCTGAGGGAGAAAATGTGTTTATGGATGGCTCTGCAAGTGCAGCAGATGGGAAAAGAGCTACAAGACACGCTATTGTTAAGGAAGGGGAATCAGACAAAGCGCAGGTCACCGCCCCATGCTCAGCTcaaccagcagagctgtgggtgctTGTGAGAGTCTGGCACTGAATTCCCCTGAGCAGGAAGGCTTCAATATCTTCTGCTGACACCATGTCACCTAACAGGGGGGCAAAAGCAATTCTCACTGCTTCAGCAACCACTGCATCACTTAAAAGGgtatttctaaaataaacaaTTCCAAGACAATGGATTGTGGAAGCAATAGACTCAGATAGGGGAACTCATTTTACAGGAAAGATCCT
This region of Haemorhous mexicanus isolate bHaeMex1 chromosome 32, bHaeMex1.pri, whole genome shotgun sequence genomic DNA includes:
- the LOC132340544 gene encoding zinc finger protein 239-like; this encodes MEEAEEKPKRSCMRSGCKPSPGSCREERAPLSQEGVRRSSRSSELVEKPHGRDKPHKCLECGKGFSRSLNLIQHQVVHTGERPYECEECGKRFSHSSSLIQHQRFHTGDRPFKCGECGKSFSQSSSLTQHQRIHTGEKPFECGECGKSFSQRGHLMQHQVIHSGDRPYKCGECGMGFTQKGHLMQHWRIHTGGKPYECGQCGKCFSQSSGLRKHERIHTGEKPFECGECGKSFSMRCQLTEHQRIHSGEKPYKCGECGKSFRESWALIRHQVIHTGERPYTCLECGKSYGWHFDLRKHQRTHTGEKPYKCPECGKRFPRSSDLLKHERSHREERPFRCSDCGKGFKLNSALTIHQLIHTGERPYECGECGKSFSTSSQLTRHQRRRH